The Flavobacterium piscisymbiosum genome includes a region encoding these proteins:
- the gldN gene encoding gliding motility protein GldN, translating into MKGKFFLLLIVFVSGGFVSNAQSNLLNAKTADQIGIKSPAQLISDNDKPLSYGYVDDRDVLMGKTVWEIIDLNEKINFPLYFPVDTANIGADRRSLYDVLTRGIKSGKITEVYSDSYFNTKKSLKDIQGALSRVDTTDAGRELINQYPDDYRTRVVKKKVVTGTGKKKSVTYVDETVGPTRSVPAEYILKQDLTAADVTQYKIKGYWYFDKRQSDLKYRLLGICPVTPDVYTMNSDEKDYIELFWVFFPNAREVLHEGKAFNDKNSATPISFDQILNSRRFNAIIYKEENMYGDREIKDYMKDNAQNQLLESERVKEKIRNFEEDMWNY; encoded by the coding sequence ATGAAAGGGAAATTTTTTTTATTGCTTATTGTTTTTGTTTCAGGAGGTTTTGTTTCAAATGCACAATCGAATTTACTTAATGCAAAAACGGCGGATCAAATCGGGATAAAGAGTCCGGCACAGCTTATTTCAGACAATGATAAGCCATTGTCTTATGGTTATGTAGATGACAGAGATGTTTTGATGGGGAAAACAGTATGGGAAATTATTGATTTAAACGAAAAAATCAACTTCCCATTATACTTTCCTGTAGACACTGCTAATATCGGTGCCGACAGACGTTCGCTTTATGATGTGCTAACCAGAGGTATTAAAAGTGGAAAAATTACCGAAGTCTATAGCGATAGTTATTTTAATACTAAAAAATCTTTAAAGGATATTCAGGGTGCATTATCCCGTGTTGATACAACAGATGCTGGTAGGGAATTAATAAACCAATATCCGGATGACTACAGAACTCGTGTTGTAAAGAAAAAAGTAGTTACCGGTACAGGTAAAAAGAAATCTGTTACTTATGTTGATGAAACCGTTGGACCAACAAGATCAGTGCCTGCAGAATATATCTTAAAACAAGATTTAACTGCTGCTGACGTTACCCAATATAAAATAAAAGGATACTGGTATTTTGACAAAAGGCAAAGTGATTTAAAATATCGCTTACTCGGAATTTGTCCTGTTACGCCAGACGTTTACACGATGAATAGTGACGAGAAAGATTATATCGAGCTGTTTTGGGTTTTCTTCCCGAATGCGCGGGAAGTGCTGCATGAAGGAAAAGCTTTTAATGATAAGAATTCGGCAACTCCAATTTCATTTGATCAAATCTTAAATTCAAGACGTTTTAATGCTATTATCTATAAAGAAGAAAATATGTACGGAGATCGTGAGATTAAAGATTATATGAAAGATAATGCACAAAATCAGTTATTGGAGTCTGAAAGAGTAAAAGAGAAGATTCGTAATTTCGAAGAAGATATGTGGAACTACTAA
- a CDS encoding DUF983 domain-containing protein: MLKKGSKLNSILTGSCPKCQKESMYSDKNPLHLTKVLKMNDHCSHCGFKYQIEPSFFYGAMYVSYGLNVAVGIAAFIISFVFFKATIEESFIAIVIALIILFPFVLRLSRNLYINMFVSYDPKAGRNKTF, translated from the coding sequence ATGTTAAAAAAAGGATCGAAACTAAATAGTATTTTAACAGGAAGTTGTCCAAAATGCCAAAAAGAAAGCATGTATTCAGACAAAAATCCGCTTCACTTGACTAAAGTTCTCAAAATGAACGATCATTGTAGTCATTGTGGATTTAAATATCAAATTGAACCTTCATTTTTTTACGGTGCAATGTATGTAAGCTACGGATTGAATGTTGCCGTAGGAATTGCAGCTTTTATTATTTCGTTTGTATTTTTTAAAGCTACAATCGAAGAATCATTTATTGCAATAGTAATTGCACTGATTATATTGTTTCCTTTTGTTTTACGACTATCAAGAAATCTATACATTAATATGTTTGTTTCTTATGATCCTAAGGCCGGTAGAAATAAGACTTTTTAG
- a CDS encoding formimidoylglutamase, which yields MEFDFLEPVNDGILKFISSLSSQELGSKIVLHTQDQFPDISKITIAIVGVLEDRRNSNVINEVNLNAVRKKLYNMFPGNWDASIADLGDILAGDSVEDTYFALKKVTSTLIKNKVIPIVIGGSQDLTYALYRAYDDLEQMVNMVAVDNKFDFGKENETVSANSYLTKIIIDEPNNLFNYCNIGYQTYYNSQEEIDLIEKLFFDAYRLGEISNKIALAEPVFRDADLVSIDLNSVKSSASANMVSFEPNGFNGKEICSLARYAGISDKVSCFGVFNHNSTAPEAGIIAQIVWYFIEGYHYRSKEYPFGSRATYLKYIVPLEDEELVFYKSDKTDRWWIEIPFESNGHNKLKRNTLLPCSYDEYLSACNQELPERWWKAQRKNAL from the coding sequence ATGGAATTTGATTTTCTAGAACCAGTTAATGACGGAATTTTAAAATTCATTAGTTCGTTGTCTTCACAAGAATTGGGAAGCAAAATTGTTTTGCATACACAGGATCAGTTTCCTGATATTAGTAAAATTACAATTGCAATAGTAGGTGTTTTAGAAGATCGCCGTAACAGCAATGTAATTAATGAGGTTAATTTGAATGCAGTTCGTAAGAAACTGTATAATATGTTTCCCGGTAATTGGGATGCATCGATTGCTGACTTAGGAGATATCCTTGCAGGGGATTCTGTAGAGGATACTTATTTTGCCTTAAAAAAGGTAACTTCTACTTTAATTAAGAATAAAGTGATTCCTATAGTTATAGGAGGTTCCCAGGATTTGACCTATGCATTGTACCGTGCGTACGATGATTTAGAGCAAATGGTAAACATGGTTGCTGTAGATAATAAATTTGATTTTGGTAAAGAAAACGAAACCGTTTCGGCTAATTCTTATCTGACTAAGATTATTATCGATGAACCAAATAATCTTTTTAACTACTGTAATATAGGATATCAAACCTATTACAATTCTCAGGAAGAAATCGATTTGATCGAAAAGTTGTTTTTTGATGCGTATCGTTTAGGGGAAATTTCGAATAAAATAGCATTGGCAGAACCGGTTTTTAGAGATGCTGATTTGGTAAGCATAGATCTTAATTCGGTAAAATCATCAGCATCAGCGAATATGGTTTCTTTTGAACCAAACGGATTCAACGGAAAAGAAATATGTTCATTGGCCAGATATGCCGGAATTAGTGATAAAGTTTCCTGTTTTGGAGTTTTTAATCATAATAGTACCGCGCCGGAAGCGGGTATTATTGCACAAATTGTTTGGTATTTTATCGAAGGATATCATTATCGATCGAAAGAATATCCTTTTGGTAGTCGGGCAACGTATTTGAAATATATTGTTCCGCTTGAAGATGAAGAATTGGTTTTTTATAAAAGCGATAAAACAGATCGTTGGTGGATCGAAATTCCGTTCGAATCAAATGGTCACAATAAATTGAAAAGAAATACGTTATTACCGTGTTCATACGACGAATATTTGAGCGCTTGTAACCAAGAATTGCCAGAAAGATGGTGGAAAGCACAGCGAAAAAACGCTTTGTAA
- the gldL gene encoding gliding motility protein GldL translates to MALLSKKTMNFAYGMGAAVVIIGALFKLQHWQGASIMLIIGLGVEAFIFALSAFDPVDDELDWTLVYPELANGQARKKADKVEAPADAQGLLSQKLDVMLKEAKIDGELMASLGNSIKNFEGAAKAISPTVDSIAGQKKYAEEMSMAAAQMESLNSLYKVQLESASRNAQANSEIAENASKLKEQMQSMTANIASLNSVYGGMLSAMSNKG, encoded by the coding sequence ATGGCATTATTAAGTAAAAAAACAATGAATTTCGCTTATGGTATGGGAGCGGCAGTAGTAATCATCGGTGCACTTTTCAAGTTGCAACACTGGCAAGGTGCTAGTATCATGTTGATTATTGGTCTTGGTGTAGAAGCGTTTATTTTTGCATTGTCTGCTTTTGATCCTGTTGATGATGAATTAGACTGGACTCTTGTTTACCCGGAATTAGCTAACGGTCAGGCTAGAAAAAAAGCTGACAAAGTTGAAGCTCCAGCTGATGCTCAAGGATTATTGTCACAAAAATTAGATGTAATGTTGAAAGAAGCTAAAATTGACGGTGAGTTAATGGCAAGCTTAGGAAACAGCATCAAAAATTTCGAAGGAGCTGCTAAAGCAATTTCTCCAACAGTAGATTCTATTGCAGGACAAAAGAAATATGCTGAAGAAATGTCTATGGCTGCTGCACAAATGGAATCATTGAACAGTTTATACAAAGTACAATTAGAAAGTGCTTCAAGAAACGCACAAGCAAACAGCGAAATTGCTGAAAATGCTTCTAAATTAAAAGAACAAATGCAATCTATGACTGCAAACATTGCTTCATTAAACAGTGTTTATGGTGGTATGCTTTCTGCAATGAGTAACAAAGGATAA
- the topA gene encoding type I DNA topoisomerase — MAKNLVIVESPAKAKTIEKFLGSDFQVESSYGHIADLPSKEIGVDVENGFKPKYEVSPDKKALVSKLKTLSKNAEMVWLASDEDREGEAISWHLAEELKLDVKKTKRIVFHEITKSAILKAIENPREIDYNLVNAQQARRVLDRLVGYELSPVLWRKIKGGLSAGRVQSVSVRLIVEREREIQNFNAVASYSIVAEFVNEAGKSFKAKLPKNFNTKKEAEDFLNKNIGSQYKVADLETKPTKKSPTAPFTTSTLQQEAARKLYLPVGITMQLAQRLYEAGLITYMRTDSVNLSKDAMDAAEAEIIKSYGKEFSKPRTFANKSKGAQEAHEAIRPTDMSRHTVNIDRDQARLYDLIWKRTLASQMSDAQLERTNVKIEANNHSEIFTASGEVLLFEGFLKVYLEGHDDDEEEQEGMLPALKVNEKLVNNYITATERYSRPPARYTEASLVKKLEELGIGRPSTYAPTISTIINRNYVEKGTLEGQERNYTQLTLQANKVGEKLLKENTGSDKGKLVPTDIGTIVTDFLVKNFGNILDYNFTAKVEQDFDEIAEGNIDWAIMMQEFYNKFHPNVKEVEANAERESGERILGKDADGRQVSVRLGKFGPMAQIGEADDEDKKFASLMSDQNIGNITLEEALNLFLLPKNLGEYKGEEVEVSNGRYGPYVRHGSVFISLPKGEDPLSLSKERAQELIDEKAIADAPIAIYKGEGVQKGVGRFGPFIKWNGIFINVSKKYNFDNLSQQEIEELIEDKLQKNIDKVLHNWEDEGILVEKARWGRSVITKGKIKIELSKDVDATKLTLAQVQEMIAAKAPAKKTPAKKATTAKKAPAKKTAAKKK, encoded by the coding sequence ATGGCAAAGAATTTAGTAATAGTGGAGTCACCTGCAAAGGCGAAAACGATCGAGAAATTTCTGGGAAGTGATTTTCAGGTAGAGTCAAGTTACGGACATATAGCTGACTTACCATCAAAAGAAATAGGAGTAGATGTCGAGAATGGGTTTAAACCTAAATACGAAGTTTCTCCCGATAAAAAAGCCTTAGTAAGCAAGTTGAAGACACTATCTAAGAATGCCGAAATGGTTTGGCTAGCAAGCGATGAGGACCGCGAGGGTGAGGCTATTTCATGGCACTTGGCGGAAGAATTAAAACTAGATGTAAAAAAAACCAAACGAATTGTTTTTCATGAGATTACAAAATCAGCGATTCTTAAAGCAATCGAGAATCCAAGAGAAATAGATTATAATTTAGTAAACGCACAACAAGCACGTCGTGTATTAGATCGTTTAGTAGGTTATGAATTATCTCCCGTTTTATGGAGAAAAATTAAAGGAGGTTTATCAGCAGGACGTGTACAATCAGTTTCAGTTCGTTTGATTGTAGAGAGAGAACGCGAAATTCAAAACTTTAATGCAGTTGCGAGTTATTCTATCGTAGCAGAATTTGTGAATGAGGCTGGAAAATCTTTCAAAGCCAAATTACCAAAGAATTTCAATACAAAAAAAGAAGCCGAAGATTTTTTAAATAAAAACATCGGATCACAATATAAGGTAGCTGATTTAGAAACTAAACCTACCAAAAAATCTCCAACAGCACCTTTTACAACTTCTACATTGCAACAAGAAGCAGCGAGAAAATTGTATTTACCAGTTGGAATCACCATGCAGCTTGCACAACGTTTGTACGAGGCCGGACTTATTACTTATATGAGAACCGATAGTGTAAACCTTTCTAAAGATGCAATGGATGCTGCCGAAGCTGAAATTATAAAATCATATGGGAAAGAATTTTCTAAGCCTAGAACTTTTGCCAATAAAAGCAAAGGAGCACAAGAAGCGCACGAAGCAATTCGTCCTACAGATATGTCACGTCACACGGTAAACATCGATCGTGATCAGGCTCGTTTGTATGATTTGATCTGGAAAAGAACATTGGCGTCTCAAATGAGTGATGCACAATTGGAAAGAACAAACGTAAAAATAGAAGCCAATAATCACAGCGAAATTTTTACTGCTTCAGGAGAAGTTTTACTTTTCGAAGGATTCTTAAAAGTGTATTTAGAAGGTCATGATGACGATGAAGAAGAACAAGAAGGAATGTTGCCTGCATTAAAAGTAAACGAAAAATTAGTTAACAATTATATTACAGCAACCGAAAGATATTCAAGACCACCGGCAAGATATACAGAGGCTTCTTTGGTGAAAAAATTAGAAGAATTAGGAATTGGTCGTCCGTCTACGTACGCGCCAACTATTTCGACTATCATCAACAGAAATTATGTAGAAAAAGGAACTCTTGAAGGTCAGGAACGTAATTATACACAACTTACTTTGCAAGCCAATAAGGTAGGAGAGAAGTTGTTGAAAGAAAATACAGGTTCAGATAAAGGAAAATTAGTTCCAACAGATATTGGGACAATTGTTACTGATTTCTTAGTGAAAAACTTCGGGAATATTCTGGATTATAATTTTACTGCAAAAGTAGAACAGGATTTTGATGAGATTGCCGAAGGAAATATCGACTGGGCAATCATGATGCAGGAGTTCTATAATAAATTTCATCCAAATGTAAAAGAGGTTGAAGCGAACGCAGAACGTGAAAGCGGAGAAAGAATTCTGGGTAAAGATGCTGATGGAAGACAAGTTTCTGTTCGTTTAGGAAAATTTGGACCAATGGCTCAAATTGGAGAAGCAGATGACGAAGATAAAAAATTCGCAAGTTTAATGTCTGATCAAAATATCGGAAACATTACGCTTGAAGAAGCATTGAATTTATTTTTATTGCCTAAAAACTTAGGAGAATATAAAGGAGAAGAAGTAGAAGTAAGTAATGGTCGTTACGGTCCTTATGTTCGTCACGGAAGTGTATTTATTTCTTTACCAAAAGGAGAAGATCCGTTAAGTCTTTCAAAAGAAAGAGCTCAGGAATTAATCGATGAAAAAGCAATTGCTGATGCACCAATCGCAATTTACAAAGGTGAAGGAGTTCAGAAAGGTGTGGGACGTTTTGGTCCGTTCATTAAATGGAATGGAATTTTTATCAACGTAAGTAAAAAATACAATTTTGATAATTTATCACAACAAGAAATCGAAGAATTGATTGAAGATAAATTACAGAAAAATATAGATAAAGTGCTTCACAATTGGGAAGACGAAGGAATTTTGGTTGAAAAAGCACGTTGGGGTCGTTCGGTTATTACAAAAGGTAAAATCAAAATTGAATTAAGTAAAGATGTTGATGCAACAAAATTGACATTGGCTCAGGTTCAGGAAATGATTGCCGCTAAAGCACCGGCAAAAAAGACACCAGCAAAAAAAGCAACAACCGCTAAGAAAGCTCCAGCTAAAAAAACAGCTGCTAAAAAGAAATAA
- a CDS encoding NAD(P)/FAD-dependent oxidoreductase, with protein MLDYLIVGSGLAGISFAEAALKNNKSILIVDNMSQVSSRVAGGFYNPVILKRFSEVWNAQEQLVIMNDFYDHIENKLQTKFNFKLPILRKFFSIEEQNNWFAASDKINLAPFLSTKIISKKYKGIDSPYDYGEVLHTGYVDTMLLLDTYREYLQENNLLLNQFFDYAYIEFFDFGIQYKNIQARNIVFAEGFGLHKNPFFNYLPLDGTKGEMFVIKAPDLDLDVIMNTSVFILPLGNDLFKVGATYNWEDKTDLPTEEGKQELIDRIKEIINCDFEIVEHYGGVRPTVKDRRPLIGTHEEFKSLHILNGLGTRGVMLGPSMAKVLYDYIENEIPLTREIDIKRFHKRYLKSLISTGLRIIRNKHINV; from the coding sequence ATGTTAGATTATTTAATTGTTGGATCCGGATTGGCCGGAATTTCTTTTGCCGAAGCTGCCCTTAAAAACAATAAATCTATTTTAATAGTAGATAATATGTCTCAGGTATCTTCAAGAGTTGCTGGAGGTTTTTATAACCCGGTTATTCTAAAGAGATTTAGCGAAGTTTGGAATGCTCAGGAACAATTGGTTATCATGAATGATTTTTATGATCATATCGAAAATAAGCTTCAGACTAAATTTAATTTTAAACTTCCTATCCTCAGAAAATTTTTCTCTATCGAAGAACAAAACAATTGGTTTGCTGCTTCGGATAAAATAAATCTGGCACCTTTTTTATCTACAAAAATAATTTCAAAAAAGTATAAAGGCATTGATTCTCCGTATGATTATGGCGAAGTACTACATACCGGTTATGTAGATACCATGTTGTTATTGGATACCTATAGAGAATATCTGCAAGAGAATAATTTGCTATTAAATCAGTTTTTTGATTATGCTTATATTGAGTTTTTCGATTTCGGAATTCAATATAAAAATATTCAGGCACGTAATATTGTTTTTGCAGAAGGGTTTGGACTGCATAAGAATCCTTTTTTCAACTATTTGCCCCTTGATGGTACAAAAGGCGAGATGTTTGTAATAAAAGCTCCTGATTTAGATCTGGATGTTATCATGAATACAAGCGTATTTATATTGCCTTTGGGTAATGATTTATTCAAAGTAGGCGCTACATATAACTGGGAAGATAAAACCGATTTACCTACCGAAGAAGGAAAACAGGAATTGATAGATCGAATTAAAGAAATTATCAATTGCGATTTCGAGATTGTAGAGCATTATGGCGGAGTTCGTCCTACGGTAAAAGACAGAAGACCACTGATAGGAACTCATGAAGAGTTTAAATCACTCCACATTCTTAACGGATTAGGAACCAGAGGAGTGATGCTTGGACCATCAATGGCAAAAGTTTTATATGATTATATCGAAAATGAAATTCCTCTAACGCGTGAAATTGATATTAAAAGATTTCATAAGAGATATCTAAAAAGTCTTATTTCTACCGGCCTTAGGATCATAAGAAACAAACATATTAATGTATAG
- the gldK gene encoding gliding motility lipoprotein GldK — MKKFIAFAAMLTLVIGCGKSGDKGELVGVTGGKWHPEKPYGMTLVPGGSFIMGKSDADLANVEDAPTKTVTVRSFYMDETEITNSEYRQFVEWVKDSTMRVRLAILADETGQKSTGDKGKKGGSIADYAFNDSEPDKMTAYDKYMYDNYYSVGTKDDPYAGRKLNKKVKLIKDTKAYPDEYYAEVMDSMYLPIEESYNGLRTIDVNKLKFRYSWMDIQAAAKAKVGKRKDFVKTEQVSVYPDTTVWIKDFAYSYNEPMHNDYFWHKAYGDYPVVGVTWKQAKAFCAWRTLNKNSYIKSKKKGRDLVNAFRLPTEAEWEYAARGGLESATYPWGGPYTKSDRGCFLANFKPSRGDYAADEALYTVEAKSYDVNGYGLYNMAGNVSEWTDSAYNPNAYEYVSTMNPNVIDGNNQRKVVRGGSWKDVAYFLQVSTRDHEYADSARSYIGFRTVQDYMGTQTTGSGKKSKL; from the coding sequence ATGAAGAAGTTTATTGCATTTGCAGCAATGTTAACACTGGTAATTGGCTGTGGTAAGTCAGGAGACAAAGGTGAGTTAGTTGGTGTTACAGGAGGGAAATGGCATCCTGAAAAACCTTATGGAATGACGTTAGTTCCAGGTGGATCTTTTATTATGGGTAAATCAGATGCTGATTTAGCTAATGTTGAAGATGCTCCGACTAAAACAGTAACGGTTCGTTCATTTTATATGGATGAAACAGAAATTACTAACAGCGAGTACCGTCAGTTTGTAGAATGGGTAAAAGATTCTACAATGAGAGTTCGTTTAGCAATCTTAGCTGACGAAACAGGACAAAAATCTACTGGTGATAAAGGTAAAAAAGGTGGAAGTATTGCAGATTATGCATTTAATGATTCAGAGCCGGATAAAATGACGGCGTATGATAAATATATGTATGATAACTACTATAGTGTAGGAACAAAAGATGATCCGTACGCTGGTAGAAAATTAAACAAAAAAGTTAAGTTAATTAAAGATACTAAAGCTTACCCAGATGAGTATTATGCTGAGGTAATGGATTCTATGTATTTACCAATTGAAGAATCATATAATGGTTTAAGAACAATTGATGTAAATAAATTGAAATTCCGTTATTCTTGGATGGATATTCAGGCTGCTGCAAAAGCCAAAGTTGGAAAAAGAAAAGACTTCGTTAAAACAGAACAAGTAAGTGTTTATCCTGATACTACAGTTTGGATTAAAGATTTTGCTTACTCTTATAATGAGCCAATGCACAATGATTATTTCTGGCACAAAGCTTACGGAGATTATCCTGTAGTTGGTGTAACATGGAAACAAGCAAAAGCATTTTGTGCATGGAGAACTTTGAACAAAAACAGCTATATCAAATCTAAGAAAAAAGGACGTGATCTAGTAAATGCATTCAGATTGCCAACAGAGGCAGAATGGGAGTATGCTGCTAGAGGAGGTCTGGAATCTGCAACTTATCCTTGGGGTGGTCCTTATACTAAAAGTGACAGAGGTTGTTTCTTAGCAAACTTTAAACCAAGCAGAGGTGACTATGCTGCAGATGAGGCTTTATACACAGTTGAAGCTAAATCGTATGATGTAAACGGTTACGGATTATATAATATGGCAGGAAACGTTTCAGAGTGGACAGATTCAGCTTATAATCCAAATGCTTACGAATATGTTTCTACAATGAATCCAAACGTAATCGACGGAAACAACCAAAGAAAAGTGGTTCGTGGAGGTTCTTGGAAAGATGTTGCTTATTTCCTACAGGTAAGTACTCGTGACCATGAATACGCAGATTCAGCAAGAAGTTATATTGGTTTCAGAACTGTACAAGATTACATGGGAACTCAAACAACAGGAAGCGGAAAAAAAAGTAAATTATAA
- the gldN gene encoding gliding motility protein GldN, which translates to MKVRNFLIAIVSIAGGFSSYAQSNLLNAKTPAQIGLKTPAQLISDNDKPLAYGYVDDRDILMGKTTWEIIDLNEKINFPMYFPVDTANIGSDRRSLYDVLTKAVKNGKITEVYSDSYFNTKKSLKDIQGALSRIDTTDAGRELINQYPDDYKSRVVKKKVVTGTGKKKVVSYVEETVGPTRSVPAEYILKQDLTAADVTQYKIKGYWYFDKRQSELKYRLLGLCPVTPDVYTMNSDEKDYIELFWIFFPNAREALHEAKAFNDSNSALPISFDQILNSRRFNAVVYKEENLYGDREIKEYMKDNAQNQLLESERVKEKIRNFEQDMWNY; encoded by the coding sequence ATGAAAGTAAGAAATTTTTTAATAGCTATTGTTTCTATCGCTGGAGGTTTTTCTTCTTATGCGCAATCTAATTTGCTAAATGCGAAAACACCTGCTCAGATAGGACTTAAAACTCCTGCGCAACTTATCTCTGATAATGATAAACCTTTGGCTTATGGTTATGTAGATGATAGAGACATCTTGATGGGAAAAACTACTTGGGAAATCATTGATTTAAATGAAAAAATCAACTTTCCAATGTACTTTCCGGTAGATACGGCTAATATTGGTTCTGATAGACGTTCGCTTTACGACGTTTTGACGAAAGCTGTTAAAAACGGCAAAATAACTGAAGTGTATAGCGACAGTTATTTCAATACTAAAAAATCTTTGAAGGACATTCAAGGTGCATTATCTCGTATTGATACAACAGATGCTGGTAGAGAGTTAATCAATCAATATCCGGACGACTACAAATCACGCGTTGTGAAGAAAAAAGTTGTTACTGGTACTGGTAAAAAGAAAGTTGTTTCTTATGTTGAGGAAACAGTTGGTCCAACAAGATCTGTACCGGCTGAGTATATCCTGAAACAAGACTTAACAGCAGCTGATGTTACACAATATAAAATAAAAGGATACTGGTATTTTGACAAACGTCAAAGTGAACTGAAATATCGTTTACTGGGTCTTTGTCCTGTAACTCCGGATGTTTATACAATGAATAGTGACGAGAAAGATTATATCGAGTTATTTTGGATTTTCTTCCCTAATGCGAGAGAAGCATTACATGAAGCAAAAGCATTTAACGACAGTAACTCTGCGCTTCCAATTTCATTCGATCAAATCTTAAATTCAAGACGTTTTAATGCAGTTGTTTATAAAGAAGAAAACTTGTACGGAGATCGTGAGATCAAAGAGTACATGAAAGACAACGCACAAAACCAATTGTTAGAATCTGAAAGAGTAAAAGAGAAGATTCGTAACTTCGAACAAGATATGTGGAATTACTAA
- the gldM gene encoding gliding motility protein GldM, translated as MAGGKLTPRQKMVNLMYLVFIAMLAMNMSKEVLSAFGLMNEKFESANKSSEESNASMLTSLDQKAAEAKGEFVKASETAHKVEGISKDFYAYIGTLKTDVVKGFDVDKETGKLPYEAMDKGDNVDSWFKGEGYSAKGTEIISKIEKYKADIKAALGTDKKYSAIVAEVEKKFDVSDVKNKDGVKDKYLSYHFKGFPAVASVAKLSAWQNDVKKAESDVYSAALGKAAVAAASYSNYQAIVVLDKNAYFQGEKVTGKVVLGRYDENTKPTSFQGPGQIVNGQAVISLTAGGVGEQTINGQFTFLEDGKNIPLKFAGNYVVVPRPNSATISADKMNVVYRGVVNPISVSFAGVADNKVVASAPGLSSAGKPGKYNMSPGSGNEATIAVTGTLPNGDKVTDKKTFRIKGIPSPTGTIRGDQGVVKGPKSNLEIATIGAKLNDFDFEVGLDVVGFNMKIAGQPTVVVSGNKLNAQCKQVLSRAGKGDQVTISEIKTKLVGAGSYLLPRTAPVIFEIQ; from the coding sequence ATGGCAGGAGGAAAATTAACCCCTAGACAGAAGATGGTGAACCTGATGTATCTGGTTTTCATCGCAATGTTAGCAATGAATATGTCAAAAGAAGTTTTATCTGCTTTTGGCTTAATGAATGAAAAATTCGAAAGCGCAAATAAATCATCAGAAGAAAGTAATGCTTCAATGCTTACTTCTTTAGATCAAAAAGCTGCTGAAGCAAAAGGAGAGTTTGTTAAAGCTTCTGAGACAGCACATAAAGTTGAAGGAATTTCAAAAGATTTTTATGCTTATATTGGTACTTTAAAAACAGATGTTGTTAAAGGATTTGATGTAGATAAAGAGACAGGTAAATTGCCTTACGAGGCTATGGATAAAGGAGACAATGTCGATAGTTGGTTTAAAGGAGAAGGATATAGTGCTAAAGGGACTGAAATTATTTCTAAAATTGAAAAGTATAAAGCTGATATTAAAGCTGCTTTAGGAACTGACAAAAAATATTCTGCAATTGTTGCGGAGGTTGAGAAAAAATTTGATGTTTCTGATGTAAAAAATAAAGATGGAGTAAAAGATAAATATTTATCTTACCACTTTAAAGGATTTCCTGCTGTAGCTTCAGTTGCAAAACTTTCAGCTTGGCAAAATGACGTTAAAAAAGCAGAATCTGATGTATATAGTGCTGCTTTAGGAAAAGCTGCAGTTGCTGCTGCTTCTTATAGCAATTATCAGGCAATTGTTGTTTTAGATAAAAATGCTTACTTCCAAGGAGAAAAAGTAACAGGTAAAGTAGTTTTAGGTCGTTATGACGAAAATACAAAACCAACTTCTTTCCAAGGTCCAGGACAAATTGTTAACGGACAAGCTGTTATTTCATTAACTGCTGGTGGAGTAGGTGAGCAAACTATTAATGGACAATTTACATTCTTAGAAGACGGAAAAAATATTCCACTTAAATTTGCTGGAAATTATGTTGTAGTTCCAAGACCGAACTCTGCTACTATTTCTGCTGATAAAATGAATGTTGTATATAGAGGTGTAGTTAATCCAATCTCTGTATCATTCGCTGGTGTTGCTGATAACAAAGTTGTTGCAAGCGCACCTGGATTATCTTCTGCTGGTAAACCAGGGAAATATAATATGAGTCCAGGTTCTGGTAATGAAGCTACAATTGCTGTAACAGGTACTTTGCCAAACGGAGATAAAGTTACAGACAAGAAAACATTTAGAATTAAAGGTATTCCTAGTCCAACTGGTACAATTAGAGGAGATCAAGGTGTTGTTAAAGGGCCTAAATCTAACTTAGAAATTGCTACTATTGGAGCTAAATTAAATGACTTTGATTTTGAAGTTGGTTTAGACGTTGTTGGATTTAATATGAAAATTGCAGGACAACCTACAGTTGTTGTTTCTGGAAATAAATTGAATGCACAATGTAAACAAGTACTTTCAAGAGCAGGAAAAGGAGACCAGGTTACTATTTCTGAAATTAAAACTAAACTTGTTGGAGCTGGTAGTTATTTATTGCCAAGAACTGCTCCAGTAATTTTCGAAATACAATAA